In Flavobacteriaceae bacterium, the following proteins share a genomic window:
- a CDS encoding HAD family hydrolase, whose amino-acid sequence MEVDYSNIKVIGFDADDTLWVNETYFREAELEFAKLLSAYETVNKIDQELFKKEIENLSLYGYGVKGFVLSMIELALELSNYTISNQTIEAILNIGKTMLNHSVDLLDDVEIVLKRASKQYKLILVTKGDLLDQERKLEKSGLLKYFHHIEVLSDKKEDNYRQLLKHLDIDPTEFLMIGNSLKSDILPLIHINAKAIHVPFHTTWAHELVLESETNGKKYETVHKLKDILKILN is encoded by the coding sequence ATGGAAGTAGATTACTCAAACATAAAAGTCATTGGTTTTGATGCAGATGATACACTTTGGGTAAACGAAACTTATTTTAGGGAAGCTGAATTAGAATTTGCTAAACTTTTAAGTGCATACGAAACAGTTAATAAAATAGATCAAGAACTCTTTAAAAAAGAAATAGAAAACCTTTCACTTTACGGCTATGGTGTAAAAGGTTTCGTGCTATCCATGATAGAGTTGGCATTAGAACTCTCTAATTACACTATTTCTAATCAAACCATTGAAGCGATATTAAATATTGGCAAAACAATGTTAAATCATTCTGTAGATCTATTAGATGATGTTGAAATCGTTTTAAAGAGGGCTTCAAAACAATATAAATTAATTCTGGTTACAAAAGGAGATCTGCTAGACCAAGAACGCAAACTAGAAAAATCAGGATTATTAAAATATTTTCATCATATCGAAGTGTTAAGTGATAAAAAAGAAGATAATTACAGACAGTTATTAAAACATTTAGATATTGATCCTACTGAATTTTTAATGATTGGTAACTCTTTAAAATCAGATATCCTTCCCTTAATTCATATTAATGCGAAAGCGATACATGTTCCGTTTCATACTACTTGGGCACATGAATTAGTTTTAGAAAGTGAAACTAATGGGAAAAAATATGAAACTGTACATAAATTAAAAGACATTTTAAAAATTCTGAACTAG
- the kdsB gene encoding 3-deoxy-manno-octulosonate cytidylyltransferase: protein MKIIAMIPARYQASRFPGKLMQDLEGKTVICRTYEATVNTNLFDEVYVVTDSDIIYKEILSIGGKVLMSKKAHQSGSDRIAEAVEDLDVDIVVNVQGDEPFIEKESLQKVLSVFFTDNEREIDLASLMVEIKSLDEINNPNVVKVIVDQKDFALYFSRHPIPFPRDTTVDTKYFKHKGIYAFRKEALLDFYKLPMQLLEASEKIECIRYLEYGKKIKMVETTVDGIGIDAPEDLEKAKKLWK, encoded by the coding sequence ATGAAAATAATTGCGATGATTCCTGCACGTTATCAAGCTTCACGATTTCCAGGTAAATTAATGCAAGACCTTGAAGGGAAAACAGTAATTTGCCGTACTTATGAAGCGACTGTTAATACAAATTTGTTTGATGAAGTTTATGTAGTTACTGATAGTGATATTATATATAAAGAAATCCTATCTATAGGAGGTAAGGTTTTAATGAGTAAAAAAGCACATCAATCAGGAAGTGATCGTATTGCAGAAGCTGTAGAAGATTTAGATGTAGATATTGTAGTTAATGTACAAGGAGATGAACCATTTATTGAGAAAGAAAGTTTACAAAAAGTGTTGAGTGTATTTTTTACAGATAATGAAAGAGAAATTGACTTAGCTTCATTAATGGTAGAAATTAAAAGTTTAGATGAAATTAATAATCCTAATGTTGTTAAAGTTATTGTAGATCAAAAAGATTTTGCCCTATATTTTTCAAGACACCCGATTCCGTTTCCTAGAGATACGACAGTTGATACAAAATACTTTAAACATAAAGGTATTTATGCTTTTAGAAAAGAAGCCTTACTAGACTTTTATAAACTACCTATGCAATTATTAGAAGCTTCAGAAAAAATTGAATGTATCCGATACCTAGAGTATGGTAAAAAAATAAAAATGGTAGAAACTACTGTAGATGGTATAGGTATAGATGCTCCTGAAGATCTTGAAAAAGCAAAAAAACTATGGAAGTAG
- a CDS encoding ATP-dependent endonuclease — protein MNSREFYNLINNQFPFQSTIKQNIVLEQLSEFIFDTSQNSLYVLKGYAGTGKTTIIGTIVSNLWKAKKSAVLMAPTGRAAKVISNYSKKEAFTIHKKIYFPKKERGGGVKFILQPNKHKRTIFIVDEASMIPDTPGESKLFENGSLLDDLIQYVYSGHQCKLLLIGDTAQLPPVRLDLSPALNENQLSLNYNKEVTKMELDEVVRQTQDSGILFNATLLREALKNSIYDSFKFNLNGFKDIVRLVDGHEIMDAINDSYNNLGNEETAIIVRSNKRANLYNQQIRSRILFNEHELTSGDYLMVVKNNYFWIKPTSEAGFIANGDIIEVLEIFHIKELYGFRFAEVKVRMVDYPKMQPFETVLMLDTIDVEAPSLPYEDSNRLYQEVLKDYENESSKYKKFLKVKNNSFFNALQVKFSYAMTCHKSQGGQWNTVFVEQPYLPNGIDKDYLRWLYTAVTRAKEKLYLIGFKNDAFEEL, from the coding sequence ATGAATTCAAGAGAATTTTATAATTTAATTAACAATCAATTTCCGTTCCAATCTACTATAAAACAAAATATAGTTCTTGAGCAACTCTCAGAATTTATATTTGATACTTCACAAAATTCGTTATATGTTTTAAAAGGATATGCAGGAACTGGTAAAACGACTATTATAGGAACTATTGTTTCTAACTTGTGGAAAGCTAAAAAAAGCGCAGTATTAATGGCACCCACAGGAAGAGCAGCTAAAGTAATTTCAAATTATTCTAAAAAAGAAGCATTCACAATTCATAAAAAAATATATTTTCCTAAAAAAGAAAGAGGAGGAGGAGTAAAATTCATTTTACAACCAAATAAACATAAAAGGACAATTTTTATTGTTGATGAAGCTTCCATGATTCCTGATACTCCAGGGGAATCAAAATTATTTGAAAATGGATCACTATTAGATGATTTAATTCAATATGTATATTCTGGTCATCAATGTAAATTACTTTTAATAGGTGATACTGCACAATTGCCTCCTGTAAGACTAGATTTAAGCCCAGCATTAAATGAGAATCAATTAAGCTTAAATTACAATAAAGAAGTTACTAAAATGGAGTTAGATGAAGTTGTACGTCAAACTCAAGATTCAGGTATTTTATTTAATGCAACTTTATTAAGAGAAGCATTAAAAAATTCTATTTACGACAGTTTTAAGTTTAATTTAAATGGATTTAAAGATATTGTAAGATTGGTAGATGGTCATGAAATTATGGATGCCATTAACGATTCATATAATAATTTAGGTAATGAGGAAACAGCAATAATAGTAAGATCTAATAAACGCGCTAATTTATATAACCAGCAAATCCGCTCAAGAATTTTATTTAACGAACATGAGCTTACTTCTGGAGATTATTTAATGGTTGTTAAAAACAATTATTTCTGGATTAAACCAACTTCTGAGGCTGGATTTATTGCAAATGGTGATATTATTGAAGTTTTAGAGATTTTTCATATTAAAGAATTGTATGGTTTTCGTTTTGCGGAAGTTAAAGTACGAATGGTAGATTACCCGAAAATGCAGCCTTTTGAAACTGTACTTATGTTAGATACAATAGATGTTGAAGCACCTTCATTACCTTATGAAGATTCTAATAGATTATATCAAGAAGTTTTAAAAGATTATGAAAATGAATCTTCTAAGTATAAAAAATTTTTGAAAGTAAAGAATAACTCGTTTTTTAATGCATTACAAGTAAAATTCTCGTATGCTATGACCTGCCATAAATCTCAAGGAGGACAATGGAATACTGTTTTTGTGGAACAACCTTACTTACCTAACGGAATTGATAAAGATTACCTCAGATGGCTATATACAGCAGTTACTAGGGCAAAAGAAAAACTATACCTTATCGGTTTTAAAAATGATGCTTTTGAAGAATTATAG
- a CDS encoding DUF3822 family protein translates to METGQKIIQASNNISKFANHKLSIQVSLSGLSFCILNWSSSTFIYYKSVRFDKKRTPSQVLDKLIHCFNNEELLQQQFKNVIVIHNNELSTFVPKPLFSKEHLADYLKFNSKILKTDFIAYDEILINDSINIYVPYVNINNYLYDKFGEFEFKHTSSILLESILNLEKNSTSHKVIINVSETHFELFALNKHQLLLYNIFEFHTKEDFIYYILFTLEQLELNPEEVKVILSGNIFENDELYSVVYNYIRHIDFLNSTTPHKLAEGVSSSLLNNLTLINSF, encoded by the coding sequence ATGGAAACTGGCCAAAAAATTATTCAAGCAAGCAATAACATAAGCAAATTTGCTAATCATAAGTTGTCCATTCAAGTTAGCTTGAGTGGACTTTCTTTTTGCATTTTAAACTGGAGTTCATCAACTTTTATTTATTATAAATCTGTCCGTTTTGATAAAAAACGAACGCCTTCCCAAGTTTTAGATAAACTTATTCATTGCTTTAATAATGAAGAATTATTGCAACAGCAGTTTAAAAATGTAATAGTAATACATAATAATGAGTTATCAACTTTTGTACCTAAGCCATTATTTAGTAAAGAACATTTAGCTGACTATTTAAAGTTTAATTCTAAAATACTTAAAACAGATTTTATAGCCTATGATGAAATATTAATAAATGATAGTATTAATATTTATGTTCCTTATGTAAATATTAATAATTATTTATATGATAAATTTGGGGAGTTTGAATTTAAACATACATCGTCAATATTATTAGAATCAATTTTAAATTTAGAAAAAAACTCAACTTCTCATAAAGTAATAATTAATGTGTCTGAAACTCATTTTGAATTATTTGCATTAAATAAGCATCAATTATTACTTTACAATATATTTGAGTTTCATACTAAAGAAGATTTTATCTATTATATTTTATTTACTTTGGAACAGCTAGAGTTGAATCCAGAAGAAGTTAAAGTAATTTTATCTGGCAATATTTTTGAAAATGATGAATTATATTCTGTAGTATATAATTATATCAGGCATATTGATTTTCTGAATTCGACTACGCCACATAAATTAGCAGAAGGTGTTAGTTCTTCTCTTTTAAACAATCTTACTCTTATAAATAGCTTTTAA
- a CDS encoding 16S rRNA (guanine(966)-N(2))-methyltransferase RsmD: MRIISGIYKGRRINAPKKLPVRPTTDMAKEGLFNIINNLYYFNEISVLDLFSGTGNISYEFASRGATQITSVDQNYGCIKFINETAEVFKMPIQTIKSNVYKFLEQVKFKYTIIFADPPYGFSLDEFSKIPELVFKNQLLDSEGILIIEHSKHTDLSNLANYCYSKSYGGNMFSFFEI, from the coding sequence ATGCGTATTATCTCAGGAATTTATAAAGGAAGGCGTATTAATGCTCCAAAAAAGCTACCTGTACGACCTACAACAGATATGGCTAAAGAAGGATTATTTAATATTATAAATAATCTATATTATTTTAATGAAATATCTGTTTTAGACTTATTCTCTGGTACTGGTAACATTAGTTATGAATTTGCATCTAGAGGTGCCACACAAATTACAAGCGTTGATCAAAATTATGGCTGCATAAAATTTATAAATGAAACTGCAGAAGTTTTTAAAATGCCAATACAAACTATAAAAAGTAATGTCTATAAGTTTTTAGAACAAGTAAAATTTAAATATACTATTATTTTTGCTGACCCCCCTTATGGGTTTTCTTTAGATGAGTTTTCTAAAATTCCAGAATTAGTATTTAAAAACCAATTATTAGATTCTGAAGGCATTTTAATTATAGAACATTCTAAACATACTGATTTATCAAATTTAGCTAATTATTGTTATTCCAAAAGTTATGGTGGTAATATGTTTAGTTTTTTTGAAATTTGA
- a CDS encoding DNA polymerase III subunit gamma/tau has product MEHFVVSARKYRPQTFKDVVGQQAITNTLLNAIENNHLAQALLFTGPRGVGKTTCARILAKMINSDGTENENEDFAFNIFELDAASNNSVDDIRNLTDQVRIPPQIGTYKVYIIDEVHMLSQAAFNAFLKTLEEPPAHCIFILATTEKHKIIPTILSRCQIFDFKRITVKDAKEYLKYIAEQQSIIAEDDALHIIAQKADGAMRDALSIFDRVVSFSGKNLTRQAVTENLNVLDYETYFTSTGLILENKIPELLLQFNNTLSKGFDGHHYIAGLASHFRDLLVCKTPRTIDLLEVGEQTKEKYLKQSQLASQAFLLEGIRLANDCDLKYKTSRNQRLLVELCLMQLASINFDGEKKNYKHYIIPASYFKKKGITPTPVKIPDSDLQESPKQTVTITENIITEVVSENTQKAVKVVTTDSVKELIEKKRPKIILNNQTKSVSGLSLSSIKKKKEHLIKQMEVIPEKDDLPKDDFTEEQMQIFWKEYIKKIEQKGQHNLASILSIDTPKLNGTAICLEFPNATNKVELERQQYELLGFLRQKLSNYDVSLSITINEEMDKKYAYTPMEKYEKLKSKNKTLDLLRTTFDLDI; this is encoded by the coding sequence TTGGAACATTTTGTAGTATCGGCCCGTAAATATAGACCACAAACATTTAAAGATGTTGTAGGCCAGCAAGCTATTACAAATACATTACTAAATGCTATTGAAAATAATCATTTAGCACAAGCTCTGTTATTTACAGGGCCGAGAGGTGTTGGTAAAACCACATGTGCTCGTATTCTTGCTAAAATGATAAATAGCGACGGTACAGAAAATGAGAACGAAGATTTTGCATTTAACATTTTTGAGCTCGACGCTGCTTCTAACAATTCTGTGGATGATATAAGGAATTTAACAGATCAAGTTCGTATACCTCCTCAAATTGGAACATATAAAGTGTATATAATAGATGAAGTGCATATGCTATCTCAAGCTGCATTTAATGCTTTTTTAAAAACTCTTGAAGAGCCACCTGCTCATTGTATTTTTATTTTAGCGACTACAGAAAAACACAAAATTATTCCAACTATTTTATCACGCTGTCAGATATTCGATTTTAAGCGTATTACTGTTAAAGATGCAAAAGAGTATTTGAAATATATTGCAGAACAGCAAAGTATTATTGCTGAAGATGATGCATTACATATTATCGCTCAAAAAGCAGATGGAGCAATGCGTGATGCGCTTTCAATATTTGATAGAGTAGTCAGTTTTTCAGGTAAAAATTTAACACGCCAAGCGGTAACGGAAAACTTAAATGTTTTAGATTACGAAACATATTTTACAAGTACAGGTCTAATTTTAGAAAATAAAATACCTGAGTTATTATTACAATTCAACAATACTTTGTCTAAAGGATTTGATGGACATCATTATATTGCTGGCTTAGCATCACACTTCAGGGATCTATTAGTTTGTAAAACACCTCGAACTATAGATTTATTAGAAGTTGGTGAGCAAACTAAAGAAAAATATTTAAAGCAATCACAATTAGCCAGTCAGGCATTCTTGTTAGAAGGTATACGACTCGCTAATGATTGTGATTTAAAATATAAAACAAGTCGAAATCAGCGTTTATTAGTTGAATTATGCCTTATGCAGCTTGCCTCTATCAATTTTGATGGAGAAAAAAAAAATTATAAACATTATATAATTCCTGCATCATACTTTAAAAAGAAAGGTATTACACCTACTCCTGTTAAAATTCCTGATTCTGATTTACAAGAATCACCTAAACAAACTGTTACTATTACAGAAAATATAATAACTGAAGTAGTTTCTGAAAACACACAAAAAGCTGTTAAAGTAGTAACAACAGATTCTGTTAAAGAACTTATAGAAAAAAAGCGTCCAAAAATTATTTTAAATAATCAAACAAAATCTGTTTCAGGCTTATCTTTAAGTAGTATTAAAAAGAAAAAAGAGCATCTTATAAAACAAATGGAAGTCATTCCTGAAAAAGATGATTTACCTAAAGATGACTTTACTGAAGAGCAGATGCAAATTTTTTGGAAAGAATATATAAAAAAGATAGAACAGAAAGGACAGCATAATCTAGCCTCTATTTTAAGTATTGATACTCCTAAGTTAAACGGCACAGCTATTTGTTTAGAGTTTCCAAACGCTACAAATAAAGTAGAATTAGAGCGTCAACAATATGAGCTTTTAGGGTTTTTAAGGCAAAAATTAAGTAATTATGATGTTAGTTTATCCATTACTATTAATGAAGAAATGGATAAAAAATATGCATACACACCTATGGAAAAGTATGAAAAATTAAAATCTAAAAATAAAACTTTAGATCTTTTAAGAACTACTTTTGATTTAGATATATAA
- a CDS encoding tRNA-(ms[2]io[6]A)-hydroxylase produces the protein MLGLKLPTDPRWVNIVEKNIEEILTDHAFCEQKAASTAISFIVSFPEYTELITEMTALVKEEISHFKMVHDRIISRGWVLGRDRKDDYVLQLVKFFPKGGSRTTQLVHRLLYAALIEARSCERFRLLSEELEDKDLAKFYKDLMVSEANHYTMFLGFARKYGNRKEVDKKWDQLLEYEAKIMEGLSTSETIHG, from the coding sequence ATGCTAGGTTTAAAATTGCCAACAGATCCGCGTTGGGTAAATATTGTAGAGAAAAATATAGAAGAAATTTTAACAGATCACGCCTTTTGTGAGCAAAAAGCAGCAAGTACTGCAATCTCTTTTATTGTAAGTTTCCCTGAGTATACAGAGTTAATAACCGAAATGACTGCCTTGGTAAAAGAAGAGATTAGTCATTTTAAAATGGTACATGATAGGATTATTTCTCGTGGATGGGTTTTAGGAAGAGATCGTAAAGATGATTATGTACTACAGTTAGTTAAGTTTTTTCCTAAAGGCGGAAGCAGGACTACACAATTAGTACATCGACTATTATATGCTGCATTGATTGAAGCAAGAAGTTGTGAACGTTTCAGGTTACTTTCTGAAGAATTAGAAGATAAAGATCTTGCCAAGTTTTATAAAGACTTAATGGTAAGCGAAGCTAATCACTATACTATGTTTTTAGGTTTTGCAAGAAAATATGGAAATAGAAAAGAAGTGGACAAGAAATGGGACCAATTACTTGAATATGAAGCCAAAATAATGGAAGGTTTAAGTACTTCAGAAACTATTCATGGGTAA